One Acropora palmata chromosome 2, jaAcrPala1.3, whole genome shotgun sequence genomic window carries:
- the LOC141866506 gene encoding gamma-aminobutyric acid receptor subunit beta-2-like, protein MNPFSVNRSLHETFKNNSEYQQDLHFRNKKVIRSINPNCSVTKMILGNVSVSDALEFSGDPQSLNPELPVLHKLYENYTLAGKNMSRLLDAVFKNYDKRIRPFYEVKSLKVDMDLLILSFGELSETQMEFSVDLYMAQFWQDPRLGFDINQTIILSGDATDKLWVPDTFIINSIDTKIHKLVSINKKAWIHLQNGTIMLVLRFTARSSCKVDLRDYPLDDQICHLAFESFSFEEKDLNLTWRQPLGTDIFIYDKEMAQFDILTARRRGKHPTYHSEQFTGLTATVHFRRRTVYYIFQMYIPCICVVILSWVSFWVDETDGSDRVGLGIATVLTISFMQGALNDNVPRVSYLKSVDYFLLGSFVFVFMTLIEYVLVLKQSRKERKRKKEREKKTLERERKREAVLMMADSDDEKMTVTVSIGNKTYDFNKCKEKTEKTELLPCSNHSNSERAVRIMEPMGNVSDNCKPTDRSQLKKFQRRPSMIQMIRKTIEDGEEEICYLDKYSRIVFPVSYTIFLGIYFGIYTVRWDNLVSGANGK, encoded by the exons ATGAATCCATTTTCTGTCAACAGATCTCTTCACGAAACATTTAAGAACAATTCAGAATACCAGCAAGATCTTCATTTTCGAAACAA AAAAGTCATCCGAAGTATCAATCCAAATTGCAGTGTCACCAAAATGATTCTTGGCAATGTTTCTGTCTCTGATGCCTTGGAATTCTC AGGTGATCCACAATCCTTGAATCCGGAGCTGCCAGTTCTACACAAACTTTACGAAAATTATACCTTGGCCGGTAAAAACATGTCCCGACTCTTGGACGCGGTGTTTAAAAATTACGACAAGAGAATACGACCATTTTatgaag TTAAGTCTCTCAAAGTCGACATGGATTTGTTGATCTTGTCATTTGGCGAGTTAAGTGAAACTCAAATG gaattttcagttgatttgTACATGGCACAGTTCTGGCAGGATCCTCGCTTAGGCTTTGATATTAACCAGACTATAATCCTCAGCGGAGATGCAACTGACAAGCTGTGGGTGCCAGACACTTTTATCATAAACTCAATTGACACCAAAATTCATAAATTGGTGTCAATTAACAAGAAGGCGTGGATACATCTGCAAAATGGAACAATCATGTTAGTCTTAAG ATTCACGGCACGAAGCTCCTGTAAAGTGGATTTAAGAGATTATCCCCTGGATGATCAAATTTGTCATCTAGCATTTGAGAGCT TTTCGTTTGAGGAGAAGGATTTAAATCTGACATGGAGACAGCCATTAGGAACTGATATTTTCATATATGATAAAGAAATGGCGCAGTTTGATATTCTGACGGCAAGACGACGTGGAAAACACCCCACTTATCATTCCG AGCAGTTCACTGGACTCACTGCAACCGTCCATTTCAGACGTCGCACAGTGTATTATATTTTCCAGATGTACATTCCATGCATTTGTGTTGTTATCCTCTCCTGGGTAAGCTTTTGGGTCGACGAGACGGACGGCTCTGACCGCGTGGGACTTGGTATAGCCACTGTTCTGACTATTAGCTTCATGCAAGGTGCACTGAATGATAACGTACCGAGAGTTTCTTACTTGAAGTCCGTGGATTACTTCTTGCTTGGTTCTTTCGTGTTCGTTTTCATGACCTTGATTGAGTATGTGTTAGTACTGAAGCAgagcagaaaagaaagaaaaaggaagaaggaGAGAGAGAAGAAGACTTTAGAACGTGAGAGGAAACGGGAGGCCGTGCTAATGATGGCTGATTCAGATGATGAAAAG aTGACCGTAACTGTGTCCATTGGAAACAAGACATACGACTTCAACAAATGCAAGgagaaaacagagaaaacggAATTACTTCCCTGCAGCAACCATAGCAACAGTGAACGAGCCGTAAGAATAATGGAGCCAATGGGCAACGTATCGGACAATTGCAAGCCTACAGACAGATCACAGctaaagaaatttcaaaggaGACCATCCATGATTCAAATGATAAGAAAAACTATTGAAGACGGCGAAGAAGAAATTTGCTATCTAGATAAATATTCTCGAATCGTGTTCCCTGTATCATATACAATCTTTCTTGGTATATACTTTGGGATTTACACGGTTCGATGGGATAATTTAGTAAGTGGAGCTAATGGGAAGTAG
- the LOC141873550 gene encoding uncharacterized protein LOC141873550 isoform X2 — MLNGFAKHRPLSTIEFEQQLDYICQWMEKWNDQVRRDLIELLLPRCNPKQITFLWTVVEPTLHRDFMYSSLNAFPRSSFSTVSTPLCSEVHKKLGKPRYRAWKLHRVQSAILHDEEDVKAWTSEAVLPIVKPPSCVSPTRQITKRSPSPDRTESRGSWKSKSTYFGVKLPGISTVTSQSKTLPRFAASRSAPPGGATKTACQHAVRRHMQNEDKKDFPKNCFPSSGAKTEDVPTWQRLYKSQSCPSVSNLRSFSHRKHVRTRTEQNCSAGQCPVPFPENAQCLVQWFELHWSGWQKNEFLQIFLRVLEPSELYFLSGLLAVKQYRDFIALLPEPLALHILSFLVPKELLFVCQVSKTWRRLASRDELWQSKCKETYVGVPLSVPAVWKEIFRENLNLKRNWANGRCKVMDMVGHKNNVLSVCGYKNFIATGSLDRTIKVWDANTGTLIQTFTGHTRGIWSIRFLSKSIIISGSYDKTIRLWSLRTKACTRILMGHDGPVWAIERKEDILISGSSDKTTVRVWDVSSGICLSSFNVGQSTDCTVTTVSYDHGYLAVGSGTMVSLWNLTTGDCVHEFSGHKNRVECVKLKFMMVNGKKEAGLIVSSGKDGLIKYWDIEQASCIQTLRGHRDNVNSIHVDSTRIISVSFDHRVRVWNFNT, encoded by the exons ATGTTGAACGGTTTTGCGAAACACAGACCACTTAGCACAATTGAGTTCGAACAGCAGCTTGATTATATATGCCAGTGGATGGAAAAATGGAACGATCAAGTG CGGCGTGATTTGATTGAGTTACTACTTCCAAGATGCAATCCGAAGCAAATTACATTTCTGTGGACA GTAGTGGAGCCAACACTGCACAGAGACTTCATGTACAGTTCGCTAAATGCCTTTCCAAGAAGCTCATTCAGTACTGTGTCTACGCCACTTTGCAGCGAAGTTCACAAAAAACTTGGAAAGCCAAGATACCGT GCCTGGAAGCTGCACAGAGTGCAAAGTGCCATCCTGCATGATGAG GAAGATGTAAAAGCGTGGACATCCGAAGCTGTCTTACCAATTGTCAAACCTCCATCCTGTGTGTCACCCACACGACAAATCACAAAACGATCACC ATCACCTGACAGAACAGAATCTAGAGGCTCCTGGAAATCGAAGTCCACTTACTTTGGAGTCAAGTTGCCGGGAATTTCCACCGTGAcaagtcaaagcaaaactctGCCCAGATTCGCCGCCAGTCGTTCAGCCCCACCCGGTGGGGCAACCAAAACGGCTTGCCAGCATGCAGTGCGGCGCCACATGCAAAATGAAGACAAGAAAGATTTTCCCAAGAACTGCTTTCCGAGCAGTGGCGCGAAAACAGAAGACGTACCAACGTG GCAAAGACTGTACAAATCACAATCCTGTCCCAGTGTGTCTAACCTTCGATCTTTCAGTCATCGGAAGCAT GTGCGTACAAGGACCGAACAGAATTGTAGCGCTGGTCAGTGTCCAGTGCCGTTTCCTGAGAACGCCCAGTGTCTTGTTCAGTGGTTTGAACTTCATTGGAGTG GTTGGCAGAAAAACGAATTTCTTCAAATCTTTCTTCGAGTTCTCGAACCCAGCGAATTGTACTTTCTTTCTGGGCTGCTAGCT GTCAAACAGTATCGAGATTTTATTGCTCTTCTTCCTGAGCCGTTAGCTCTACACATCTTGTCTTTTCTTGTTCCAAAGGAACTACTTTTTGTTTGCCAG GTGAGCAAAACATGGCGCCGTCTTGCGTCCAGGGATGAACTGTGGCAGTCGAAATGCAAAGAAACTTATGTTG GTGTACCGCTTAGCGTGCCAGCTGTGTGGAAAGAAATATTTCGAGAAAATCTAAACTTGAAGCGCAACTGGGCAAATGGCCGCTGCAAAGTTATGGACATGGTGGGACACAAGAACAA TGTGCTTTCTGTTTGTGGCTACAAGAACTTCATCGCTACCGGAAGCTTGGACCGGACAATAAA AGTTTGGGATGCAAACACAGGGACTTTGATCCAAACCTTTACGGGCCACACG CGTGGAATTTGGAGCATTCGCTTTCTTTCAAAGAGTATTATAATAAGTGGATCATACGACAAAACAATTCGG cTCTGGAGTCTCCGGACAAAAGCATGTACAAG AATACTGATGGGTCACGATGGACCTGTATGGGCAATTGAGCGTAAAGAAGATATCCTTATTAGCGGATCCAGCGACAAAACG aCTGTCAGGGTATGGGATGTGTCCTCAGGGATATGTCTTTCATCGTTTAATGTGGGACAGTCAACGGACTGCACAGTCACGACTGTAAGCTATGACCATGGTTATCTGGCAGTCGGATCGGGGACCATGGTATCCCTGTGGAATCTGACAACTGGGGACTGTGTTCATGAATTCAGCGGTCATAAGAATAG GGTGGAATGTGTTAAGCTTAAGTTTATGATGGTGAacggaaaaaaagaagcaggCTTGATTGTGAGTTCAGGAAAGGATGGGCTCATAAAGTACTGGGACATTGAACA GGCTTCTTGCATTCAGACCTTGAGAGGACACCGAGATAATGTTAACAGCATCCACGTCGATTCCACTAGAATCATCAGCGTGTCCTTTGACCACCGAGTCCGAGTGTGGAATTTCAACACTTGA
- the LOC141873550 gene encoding uncharacterized protein LOC141873550 isoform X1: MLNGFAKHRPLSTIEFEQQLDYICQWMEKWNDQVRRDLIELLLPRCNPKQITFLWTVVEPTLHRDFMYSSLNAFPRSSFSTVSTPLCSEVHKKLGKPRYRAWKLHRVQSAILHDEEDVKAWTSEAVLPIVKPPSCVSPTRQITKRSPSPDRTESRGSWKSKSTYFGVKLPGISTVTSQSKTLPRFAASRSAPPGGATKTACQHAVRRHMQNEDKKDFPKNCFPSSGAKTEDVPTWQRLYKSQSCPSVSNLRSFSHRKHVRTRTEQNCSAGQCPVPFPENAQCLVQWFELHWSGWQKNEFLQIFLRVLEPSELYFLSGLLAVKQYRDFIALLPEPLALHILSFLVPKELLFVCQVSKTWRRLASRDELWQSKCKETYVGVPLSVPAVWKEIFRENLNLKRNWANGRCKVMDMVGHKNNVLSVCGYKNFIATGSLDRTIKVWDANTGTLIQTFTGHTRGIWSIRFLSKSIIISGSYDKTIRLWSLRTKACTRILMGHDGPVWAIERKEDILISGSSDKTAKLWNIRQCKLLFSLVGHNGCVFCVDLDDTCKRAFSGSGDRTVRVWDVSSGICLSSFNVGQSTDCTVTTVSYDHGYLAVGSGTMVSLWNLTTGDCVHEFSGHKNRVECVKLKFMMVNGKKEAGLIVSSGKDGLIKYWDIEQASCIQTLRGHRDNVNSIHVDSTRIISVSFDHRVRVWNFNT, from the exons ATGTTGAACGGTTTTGCGAAACACAGACCACTTAGCACAATTGAGTTCGAACAGCAGCTTGATTATATATGCCAGTGGATGGAAAAATGGAACGATCAAGTG CGGCGTGATTTGATTGAGTTACTACTTCCAAGATGCAATCCGAAGCAAATTACATTTCTGTGGACA GTAGTGGAGCCAACACTGCACAGAGACTTCATGTACAGTTCGCTAAATGCCTTTCCAAGAAGCTCATTCAGTACTGTGTCTACGCCACTTTGCAGCGAAGTTCACAAAAAACTTGGAAAGCCAAGATACCGT GCCTGGAAGCTGCACAGAGTGCAAAGTGCCATCCTGCATGATGAG GAAGATGTAAAAGCGTGGACATCCGAAGCTGTCTTACCAATTGTCAAACCTCCATCCTGTGTGTCACCCACACGACAAATCACAAAACGATCACC ATCACCTGACAGAACAGAATCTAGAGGCTCCTGGAAATCGAAGTCCACTTACTTTGGAGTCAAGTTGCCGGGAATTTCCACCGTGAcaagtcaaagcaaaactctGCCCAGATTCGCCGCCAGTCGTTCAGCCCCACCCGGTGGGGCAACCAAAACGGCTTGCCAGCATGCAGTGCGGCGCCACATGCAAAATGAAGACAAGAAAGATTTTCCCAAGAACTGCTTTCCGAGCAGTGGCGCGAAAACAGAAGACGTACCAACGTG GCAAAGACTGTACAAATCACAATCCTGTCCCAGTGTGTCTAACCTTCGATCTTTCAGTCATCGGAAGCAT GTGCGTACAAGGACCGAACAGAATTGTAGCGCTGGTCAGTGTCCAGTGCCGTTTCCTGAGAACGCCCAGTGTCTTGTTCAGTGGTTTGAACTTCATTGGAGTG GTTGGCAGAAAAACGAATTTCTTCAAATCTTTCTTCGAGTTCTCGAACCCAGCGAATTGTACTTTCTTTCTGGGCTGCTAGCT GTCAAACAGTATCGAGATTTTATTGCTCTTCTTCCTGAGCCGTTAGCTCTACACATCTTGTCTTTTCTTGTTCCAAAGGAACTACTTTTTGTTTGCCAG GTGAGCAAAACATGGCGCCGTCTTGCGTCCAGGGATGAACTGTGGCAGTCGAAATGCAAAGAAACTTATGTTG GTGTACCGCTTAGCGTGCCAGCTGTGTGGAAAGAAATATTTCGAGAAAATCTAAACTTGAAGCGCAACTGGGCAAATGGCCGCTGCAAAGTTATGGACATGGTGGGACACAAGAACAA TGTGCTTTCTGTTTGTGGCTACAAGAACTTCATCGCTACCGGAAGCTTGGACCGGACAATAAA AGTTTGGGATGCAAACACAGGGACTTTGATCCAAACCTTTACGGGCCACACG CGTGGAATTTGGAGCATTCGCTTTCTTTCAAAGAGTATTATAATAAGTGGATCATACGACAAAACAATTCGG cTCTGGAGTCTCCGGACAAAAGCATGTACAAG AATACTGATGGGTCACGATGGACCTGTATGGGCAATTGAGCGTAAAGAAGATATCCTTATTAGCGGATCCAGCGACAAAACG GCAAAGCTATGGAACATTCGCCAATGTAAGCTTCTTTTCTCGCTTGTGGGACACAATGGCTGTGTGTTTTGCGTGGATTTGGATGACACTTGCAAAAGGGCGTTCTCTGGTTCTGGAGATAGG aCTGTCAGGGTATGGGATGTGTCCTCAGGGATATGTCTTTCATCGTTTAATGTGGGACAGTCAACGGACTGCACAGTCACGACTGTAAGCTATGACCATGGTTATCTGGCAGTCGGATCGGGGACCATGGTATCCCTGTGGAATCTGACAACTGGGGACTGTGTTCATGAATTCAGCGGTCATAAGAATAG GGTGGAATGTGTTAAGCTTAAGTTTATGATGGTGAacggaaaaaaagaagcaggCTTGATTGTGAGTTCAGGAAAGGATGGGCTCATAAAGTACTGGGACATTGAACA GGCTTCTTGCATTCAGACCTTGAGAGGACACCGAGATAATGTTAACAGCATCCACGTCGATTCCACTAGAATCATCAGCGTGTCCTTTGACCACCGAGTCCGAGTGTGGAATTTCAACACTTGA